AGAGCTAGTTAATGAACAACACACCTTGCCAATTGTTATCATATGTGCTTTGTATTCTAGGGAAATGGAGTATGATGGTATTGTGCTAGAGTCTTGGTCAAGGTGGGCAGGTTATGGTGTTTTGCATGACCCGAACATGCGGAAAATGGTATTTTGTGTCCTGTACTCCTCTTTAGATCCGTTAATCTATGTCTTGCAAGCATCAAACCTCATGGTCCCTTAGTCGTTCAACCTTACATCTTCTAGGCACTGCAATTCGTAAAACATCTTGGAGACGCCCTTCACGAGCAGCATATGCAGTTCATGTATGTCATTGGTCCACCACGTTCCGAGAAGCTCCAAATGTACGATTTTGGACCAGAAGATCTTCAGTTCTTGAAAGATTCGGTGGACGGGTTCTCTTTAATGACCTACGATTTCTCAAATGCCCAGAACCCTGGCCCCAATGCTCCTCTCAAGTGGATAGATCTCACCCTCAAACTCCTACTTGGCTCATCCAACAACGTAGACTCAAGCCTGGCAAGAAAGGTTCTTCTTGGTATTAACTTCTACGGCAATGATTTTGCAATCTCTGGAGGTATAGTTAAGTTTCTTGCTCTCTTCTCGCCTTTTTCCTCAAAATAACTGAATAAACTACCTTCTTTTGAGAAATATTCAGGAGGTGGAGGCGCTATCATCGGAAGGGATTACCTAGCGTTACTCCAGAAACACAAGCCAACGTTGCATTGGGACAAAGAAAGCGGCGAGCATATTATCATGTATAGAGATGATAAGAACATCAAGCATGCTGTTTTCTATCCTACATTGATGTCAATCCTTCTCCGGCTTGAGAATGCTCGTCTCTGGGGTATTGGCATTTCCATCTGGGAGATTGGACAAGGTTTAGATTATTTCTTTGATCTTTTGTAAGTTTCTCACATTGCATCATGATTCTGTTTTATTTCATACTCTTTGTTAACTTAAAATAACTGCTGAGAAATTGAAATTAGTTAATTATGCTCTGTTCTTACACCAAGACATGATCGAGAGACATCTCATCCAAAAATGTGACGTGTCAATCAAGCAGTGGCTGTAAATTGATTACACAGTCCACGTCAGCTTACTACAAACAGCTTTCATGCTTGTCCTCACACTTCTTTAATCTCTTCTAAAACGTTTGACGATACTGAGCGGACAACACTTGGTGTAGAAGGAGGAAGATaaagatagagaaagagagCCATGGAAGCTCTGAAAACCTCTAGCTTTAGCCCTATGTCAGTTTTATCCGAGAAGAGAGCAACAACACGAAAGCCCTTCTCTCTCCCTACTAGCCTCTTACCACCAAAACCAATCTCCCAAGAAAACTTCTTCAAGAGCTTCAATGGTGGATTGGCTCTTTTAACCTCTGTTCTAAGCAGTGCAACAGCTCCTGCCAAGTCCCTTACGTACGAGGAAGCTCTGCGACAATCTACGACCTCTCCTTCATCTTTTGATTCAGACGGTTTGATCGATGGGATATCAAGTTTTATCACTGACAACCCTCTGGTTATTGCCGGTGGAGTTGCTGCATTTGCTGTCCCATTTGTTCTGTCTCAGGTTCTGAACAAAAAGCCCAAAACTTTTGGGGTTGAGTCTCCCAAGAATGCTTATGCCAAGTTGGGTACTGATGAAAATGCTCAGTTGCTTGACATAAGAGCTCCTGCTGATTTCAGACAAGTGGGCAGTCCTAATATTAAGGGTTTAGGTAAAAAGACGGTTTCAGCTGTTTATAACGGAGAAGACAAGCCTGGTTTCTTGAAGAAGCTTTCCTTGAAGTTTAAAGATCCTGAGAACACCACATTGTTCATTCTTGACAAGTAAGACTCTCGGAATCTAAAAGCTCTGTTTCTTTTGAATGAAAGCGGCAGATATTGACAGGCTTATAGCTAAATTGCATCTTTTTAGcttcttatatttatattcaaacTTGAGTAGTGAGTGATAATTCTGATCACCAGCAGTTTAACATAGTGTAATTGCTTGAATGGAAAGCCAGATTTGATGGAAACTCTGAGCTTGTTGCTGAACTGTTGGCCCTTAATGGATTCAAATCTGCTTACGCTATTAAAGATGGTGCAGAGGGACCTAGAGGCTGGTTGGTGTGTGTTTCTCTCCTTATCCTTCCACAATGTTTGCTTTCTTCCCCTAGATTTCTGCTTTATTTATTCAGGATTGTGATgttttttggaatttttcaGAATAGCGGTTTGCCTTGGATAGAGCCAAAGAAGAGTCTGAGTCTTGATATGAGCAGTTTGACTGATAGTATCAGCGGTGTATTTGGCGTAAGTATACAATTTTTACAATTCATTAGAAAAGTTgagaaatgattttaaaaatggagAAACATAATAAACGTACAGGAGAGTTCTGATGGTGTCTCTGTTGCAATTGGGGTAGCTGCTGCTGCTGGA
This genomic stretch from Raphanus sativus cultivar WK10039 chromosome 3, ASM80110v3, whole genome shotgun sequence harbors:
- the LOC108845704 gene encoding uncharacterized protein LOC108845704 isoform X1, yielding MARRREKRSSATESSERRHNRRDVSKPRDGEPESDRRLITIFVVFFIVIPAVSMAVYKVKFADRVVIETEPSIRQKGIIKTDIHFQEILTEHSKASENSSARHYDYPVLAYITPWNSKGYDMAKIYNSKFTHLSPVWYDLKSSQGSGLVLEGRHNADKGWIQELRSRGNAMILPRVVLEAVPEELLKKKKLRAKAINLIVTECKEMEYDGIVLESWSRWAGYGVLHDPNMRKMALQFVKHLGDALHEQHMQFMYVIGPPRSEKLQMYDFGPEDLQFLKDSVDGFSLMTYDFSNAQNPGPNAPLKWIDLTLKLLLGSSNNVDSSLARKVLLGINFYGNDFAISGGGGGAIIGRDYLALLQKHKPTLHWDKESGEHIIMYRDDKNIKHAVFYPTLMSILLRLENARLWGIGISIWEIGQGLDYFFDLLHDRETSHPKM
- the LOC108845704 gene encoding uncharacterized protein LOC108845704 isoform X2, coding for MARRREKRSSATESSERRHNRRDVSKPRDGEPESDRRLITIFVVFFIVIPAVSMAVYKVKFADRVVIETEPSIRQKGIIKTDIHFQEILTEHSKASENSSARHYDYPVLAYITPWNSKGYDMAKIYNSKFTHLSPVWYDLKSQGSGLVLEGRHNADKGWIQELRSRGNAMILPRVVLEAVPEELLKKKKLRAKAINLIVTECKEMEYDGIVLESWSRWAGYGVLHDPNMRKMALQFVKHLGDALHEQHMQFMYVIGPPRSEKLQMYDFGPEDLQFLKDSVDGFSLMTYDFSNAQNPGPNAPLKWIDLTLKLLLGSSNNVDSSLARKVLLGINFYGNDFAISGGGGGAIIGRDYLALLQKHKPTLHWDKESGEHIIMYRDDKNIKHAVFYPTLMSILLRLENARLWGIGISIWEIGQGLDYFFDLLHDRETSHPKM
- the LOC108845704 gene encoding uncharacterized protein LOC108845704 isoform X4, whose protein sequence is MARRREKRSSATESSERRHNRRDVSKPRDGEPESDRRLITIFVVFFIVIPAVSMAVYKVKFADRVVIETEPSIRQKGIIKTDIHFQEILTEHSKASENSSARHYDYPVLAYITPWNSKGYDMAKIYNSKFTHLSPVWYDLKSQGSGLVLEGRHNADKGWIQELRSRGNAMILPRVVLEAVPEELLKKKKLRAKAINLIVTECKEMEYDGIVLESWSRWAGYGVLHDPNMRKMALQFVKHLGDALHEQHMQFMYVIGPPRSEKLQMYDFGPEDLQFLKDSVDGFSLMTYDFSNAQNPGPNAPLKWIDLTLKLLLGSSNNVDSSLARKVLLGINFYGNDFAISGGGGGAIIGRDYLALLQKHKPTLHWDKESGEHIIMYRDDKNIKHAVFYPTLMSILLRLENARLWGIGISIWEIGQGLDYFFDLL
- the LOC108845704 gene encoding uncharacterized protein LOC108845704 isoform X3; the protein is MARRREKRSSATESSERRHNRRDVSKPRDGEPESDRRLITIFVVFFIVIPAVSMAVYKVKFADRVVIETEPSIRQKGIIKTDIHFQEILTEHSKASENSSARHYDYPVLAYITPWNSKGYDMAKIYNSKFTHLSPVWYDLKSSQGSGLVLEGRHNADKGWIQELRSRGNAMILPRVVLEAVPEELLKKKKLRAKAINLIVTECKEMEYDGIVLESWSRWAGYGVLHDPNMRKMALQFVKHLGDALHEQHMQFMYVIGPPRSEKLQMYDFGPEDLQFLKDSVDGFSLMTYDFSNAQNPGPNAPLKWIDLTLKLLLGSSNNVDSSLARKVLLGINFYGNDFAISGGGGGAIIGRDYLALLQKHKPTLHWDKESGEHIIMYRDDKNIKHAVFYPTLMSILLRLENARLWGIGISIWEIGQGLDYFFDLL
- the LOC108845703 gene encoding rhodanese-like domain-containing protein 4, chloroplastic: MEALKTSSFSPMSVLSEKRATTRKPFSLPTSLLPPKPISQENFFKSFNGGLALLTSVLSSATAPAKSLTYEEALRQSTTSPSSFDSDGLIDGISSFITDNPLVIAGGVAAFAVPFVLSQVLNKKPKTFGVESPKNAYAKLGTDENAQLLDIRAPADFRQVGSPNIKGLGKKTVSAVYNGEDKPGFLKKLSLKFKDPENTTLFILDKFDGNSELVAELLALNGFKSAYAIKDGAEGPRGWLNSGLPWIEPKKSLSLDMSSLTDSISGVFGESSDGVSVAIGVAAAAGLSVLAFTEIETILQLLGSAALVQLAGKKLLFAEDRKQTLKQVDEFLNTKVAPKQLVDELKDIGRAFLPPSASSKALPAPAVAVAEAATTTTVDEKEPEPVIEAATAQVTSEAATKAAASEQIITEPTKTETKPQSYPRPLSPYASYADLKPPTSPTPVSSKGLPAPAPVAATTTTVNEPVPELEPAIKAATAQVNSEPALEAATEQVITEPAKTEAKLNSYSRPLSPYASYPDLKPPTSPTPSHP